Within Eggerthella timonensis, the genomic segment TCCGTGCCCCAAAACAACTTGCATACCCGTAAATTTGTGCCAGATTCCCCCGGGCTCCCCGCAAGAAATCCAAGAAATTGTTCCGCGCGCACGTCGCCTCCTAATTCGCCACGCAATCGCGCTGCGCCCATCGTTCTCGCCACCTACGACCAGTACGGGGCGTAGCGCTCGGGAAGGCCTTCGAGAGGGACGCGCACCTCGATGAGCGAGATCCCCGGCACACCGAGCGTGGCGGCGTAGGCCTCGTCGAAAGCGCTCACGGTTTCCACCAAATGATACGGCACGTCGAACGCCCGCGCTGCCGCACCGAAGTCCACATCCTGAGGCGTGAGGAACAGCCGCTCGAAATACGCGTCCTCCGAACGCTGCGGGAGCATGTCGAAGATGCCGCCGCCGTTGTTGTTCAGCAGCACGATGGCGATGCTGCGCGCCGGAGCGCCCAACTCGCGCTGCACGCGCAGCTCGCGCTGCAGCGCGAGGGCGTTCAGGTCGTGCAGCAGCGTCAAATCGCCCGTGAGCAGGGTGGTCTGCTCGAAGCGCTGCGCCGCGCCCAACGCCGTCGACACGGTTCCGTCGATACCGTTCAGCCCGCGATTGCACAGCACCGTCAGCTGCTTGTCGCTCTTGGCATAGAAGGAGTCAAGGGCGCGCACGCTCATGGAGTTCGCCGCGAATAGGCACGAACCTTCGGGGGCGCGCTCGGCCACGCGACGCACGAACGCCCCCTCGAAGCCGCTCACGACCGTATCAACCGCCGCGACGCGCCTGCCTGCCGCGACGTTCGCGTCCAGCCAGGCTGCCGCGAATGCATGCTGCCGCTCGCTCATAACGTCCTCGCGCGCGATTCCGCGCATGGCCGAGAGCAGCGTTTGCGAAAGGTCGAGCGGCGTGCAACGCAGGTACAGGTCGGTCCCGCAGTTGAAATCGCGCGTCTCCAGCGGATCCACCACGATATTGAGCGCGTTCGCGGAAGCGAGGAACGTCGTGGCGCGCTTCGACACCGGGTAGCGTCCGAAGCGGATGACCACCTCGGGCGCCAGCGCCTCGGTCGGCGCGGCCAGCACGGTGTCGTAGTGGTCGACGACAAGCGCGTCGCAAACGGTGCGCAGGCCCGACAGCGGGTCGGCCAGCAGCGGGTACTCGAACGACTCGGCCCAGGCCAGCAGCGCGTTCGCCTCTCCTGCCGTCGCGCACGACCCCTCCCCCGCCACCACGAGCACGCGCTTGCCGCGCAGCGTCTCAAGCAAACGGGCGGAATCGATCGGGTCGAAATACGTCGGCGGTTGAGCCATGCGCAGGTCGGAAAGCGCGTCCTGGGCGCTTCGTCCAGTCTCGAACAAGCCCTCGACCTGCAGATCGGGCTTGAGCGGCTCGTCGAACGGGAAGTTCAGATGCACGGGACCGCCCAGGCAGGCACCCGCGATGCGCGGTTCCGCCGCAGCGCACGCAAGCTCCCCGCCTGCGGCGATGCACGCCTCCCGCGCCGCCTGGCGCGCGAATGCGATGGCGGCCTCGTCCGCGGCGGGCTCGGGCATGTGGCGAAACACGCGCACGTGCGCGCCGTACGCGTTCAGCTGATCGCACGTCTGCGGAGCGCCCAGACCTTGCAGGCGCGCCGGGCGATCGCCCGTCAGCACGATGAGCGGCACGCGGGACGACTCGGCCTCCATGACGGCCGGGTAGTAGTTCGCCACCGCCGTGCCGGACGTGCAGACGACGGCGGCCGGGCGTCCGCTCGCCTTCGCCAAGCCCAGCGCGAAGAACGCCGCACCGCGCTCGTCCACGTCCACGAACAGCCGCATGCGCTCCGGAAAGCGGCGCGACAGCTCGTAGGCCACCATGGCAAGCGGCGTCGAGCGCGACCCGGGGCTCACCACCACGTCGCGCACCCCCCAGCGCTCCAACTCGTCGAAGAACGCGCCCAGAAACAGAGCCGTTGCGGCGGGTTCGGCCTTCATCGCTCGCCTCCGTCCGCGAGACGAAGGGACGGGGTAATTGTCTCATTCCCCTCGAACGCCGACAGAACCGTTTTCAGCTTCATGCCGATCTCATCGTACTCGTCGTCGGCCACGCTGCCGGCCACGATGCCGCAGCCCGCATACACCCAGCCCACCTCGCCGTCGAACACGCCCGTGCGCAGCGCCACCGAGAACTCGCCGTCGCCCGCGCCGTCAACGTAGCCGCACGCGCCGGCGAAGAACCCGCGGTTGTACGATTCAATGCCCCTGATCAGCATCTGCGCCTCGCCCACCGGCGTTCCGGCCACGGCGGGCGTGGGATGCAGATCGTCTTTCATCGTCCACAGATCGACGCCTTCCAGCATGCGCGCGCTTGCGGGCGTGCACAGATGCTGCACATGCGTGAGCGGCAGGATGCCCGGCTCCTCGGGAACGTCCACGTCGTAGCACGTGCGCTGGAAGACCTCGCGGATGAACCGCACCACGTAGTCGTGCTCGGCGCGGTTCTTCGCATCGGCCATGAGCTCGTCGGCCAGCCGCGCGCGCTCGTCCTCGTTCGAACCGGCGGGGCAGGTGCCCGCGAGGCACATGCTTTCCACCTCGTTGCCGCGCTTGCGCACGAGCAGCTCGGGCGTGCAGCCGCAGAAGAACACGTCGGCGTAGCGGTACAGCAGCACGGTGCCGAGCGCCGGACCGTCGATGAGATTCACGACCAGGTCCTTCGACGAGAACGGCTCCGCTGCCTCAAGGCGCTGGCGGCGCGACAGCACCACCTTGCTGATGCGGCCCTGCTCGATGGCGCCGAGCGCCGCTTCCACGTTGGCGCGCCACGCGTCGCGCGAATCGGCTTCCAACTTGAAGGGGATGGTGCGACGGCTGCGGCGCGGCGCGCCCAGCGCTTGGCGCGCGAATCGCTCGATGCGGCCCGGGTACACCGGGCTCAGCGAGTTCACCTGCAGGTATGCACCGCGCTCGTCTTCGATGAGCACTACTTCAGGCAGCATGAACTTCAGACGCGGAAACGCCTCGAACAGCTCGTCGCTCGGGGCGGGATTCTCGGCATCGAACCGGTTGAACGAGAAGAAGATCGGCTGCTGGACAGCCGGGCCCTCAAGCTCGCACTCCACGCCGTCGAGCGTGGGCAGCGCGATGCAGCGCCCCATGCCCATGAAACGCACGGGCCGGTCTTTGCGATAGTAGACGAACTGGTCGGTGAAGCCTTTTTGCAGCACGCAGTACGCGTCGACGATATCGGCTTCGATCGATTGCGTGTATGAAAAGATCTTCGTCATAAAGGCCTCTCTCGTCCGTTCCGCCCTGCGCCCAACACACCGAATCGTCAACGATTTGACGCGCGCATCGCATTCTAACACGATGGCTTCTACACTATTCCTGTCCGGCGGCGGACGCACGGCTCCGCCCCCGCAAGCACGCAAGAAAGGCACACTATGAAAAAGTTCTTCGAGGAATTCAAGGAGTTCATCAACCAG encodes:
- the menD gene encoding 2-succinyl-5-enolpyruvyl-6-hydroxy-3-cyclohexene-1-carboxylic-acid synthase — protein: MKAEPAATALFLGAFFDELERWGVRDVVVSPGSRSTPLAMVAYELSRRFPERMRLFVDVDERGAAFFALGLAKASGRPAAVVCTSGTAVANYYPAVMEAESSRVPLIVLTGDRPARLQGLGAPQTCDQLNAYGAHVRVFRHMPEPAADEAAIAFARQAAREACIAAGGELACAAAEPRIAGACLGGPVHLNFPFDEPLKPDLQVEGLFETGRSAQDALSDLRMAQPPTYFDPIDSARLLETLRGKRVLVVAGEGSCATAGEANALLAWAESFEYPLLADPLSGLRTVCDALVVDHYDTVLAAPTEALAPEVVIRFGRYPVSKRATTFLASANALNIVVDPLETRDFNCGTDLYLRCTPLDLSQTLLSAMRGIAREDVMSERQHAFAAAWLDANVAAGRRVAAVDTVVSGFEGAFVRRVAERAPEGSCLFAANSMSVRALDSFYAKSDKQLTVLCNRGLNGIDGTVSTALGAAQRFEQTTLLTGDLTLLHDLNALALQRELRVQRELGAPARSIAIVLLNNNGGGIFDMLPQRSEDAYFERLFLTPQDVDFGAAARAFDVPYHLVETVSAFDEAYAATLGVPGISLIEVRVPLEGLPERYAPYWS
- a CDS encoding isochorismate synthase: MTKIFSYTQSIEADIVDAYCVLQKGFTDQFVYYRKDRPVRFMGMGRCIALPTLDGVECELEGPAVQQPIFFSFNRFDAENPAPSDELFEAFPRLKFMLPEVVLIEDERGAYLQVNSLSPVYPGRIERFARQALGAPRRSRRTIPFKLEADSRDAWRANVEAALGAIEQGRISKVVLSRRQRLEAAEPFSSKDLVVNLIDGPALGTVLLYRYADVFFCGCTPELLVRKRGNEVESMCLAGTCPAGSNEDERARLADELMADAKNRAEHDYVVRFIREVFQRTCYDVDVPEEPGILPLTHVQHLCTPASARMLEGVDLWTMKDDLHPTPAVAGTPVGEAQMLIRGIESYNRGFFAGACGYVDGAGDGEFSVALRTGVFDGEVGWVYAGCGIVAGSVADDEYDEIGMKLKTVLSAFEGNETITPSLRLADGGER